The nucleotide sequence CGCTCAATGCCGAGGCGGTGGCGGGCCTCGTCTCGGCGGCGCCGGAAGATCAAGGCGCTTTGCCGCAGGCGATCCGCCTCTTCGTCTGGGCCCTGCCGCTGTGGACCTTCATCGAGGTCGCGACCTCGGCCGCCCGCGCGCGCCGCGCCTTCGGCCCGGAGATACGCCTGCGCATCTTTTGGGAGCAGATCGCCCGCATCGCCTTCGCCGTCCTGTTCTTCGCCGTCGGATTTGACAGCATCGGTCTGATGACCGCCCACCTATGCTCACTGGCGCTGACTGCCGCGCTGTGCGTCCCTCTCCTCGCCCGCTATTACGATCTTCGCCTGCTCCTCCGCGCGTCCATGGGTGGAACGATGGCACGAACGCTGCTCGCCTCCGGCCTCGCTCTCCTTCCCGCCAACCTGTCGCGCCGCCTGCTGATCGATGCGCCGCCGGTGGTGCTCAACCTGCTGCTACCGGGCGCCCGCGGCGCCGTCGCCGCCGGCCTGTTCGAAATTGCGCGGAAGATTTCCACGGTTCCGCTCGTCGTGCGGCAGGCGTTCCAATATGTGATGGCGCCGCTGGCCTCTGCGCAGGCGCGGGCGGACCGGGGCGCGCTCGGGCCGCTCTACCGTTTCGCCAGCCGGGTCTCGACGGCGCTGGTGGTGCCGCTTGCGGGGCTTCTCGTCTTCGCCGGCGCAGACATATTGAGCGTTTATCGGCCCGAGGCGGCGGCCGCCCTCCCCCTCCTCCACGTCCTCGTCACCGCCCGCGCGATCGAGGCGATCGTCGGCCCGGCCACGCCGATCGTCGAGATGACCGGCCACCGCCTGCTCCCGGTCGTCAACAGCTTCGCCGGAGTCGCGCTTTGGGCCACCCTCGTCGCCTGGCTGGTGCCGCCAATGGGCGCGATGGGCATGGCGTTGGCGGTCGGCGCCGCGACGCTGCTCATCGCCTATGCCGCGACGATGGAACTCCGCCTCAGCGACGGCCTCTCCCCGTTCGACCGCAAGCTCGCCCTCGCGCTCGCTATAGCCGTTGCTGGCGTCGGCCTAATGGCGCTCGCCGAGCATCTGACCCAGGGCCCCGCCCGCTTCGCCGCGGTGCTGACGCTCTGGGCCCTCACCAGCTGGTGCGCGCTCCGCTTCGGCCTCCAGCGCAGCGACCGCGAGGCGTTCGGCACCGTCGCGCGAAAGCTGCGGCTCGTCTGACCCTTGACCCTCGCCCGCCTTTCGGGCTTCATCACGGGGCCGGACCGATGCCGGCCCGTAAGCGTCTCCCGAATCACCGCCGGAGATCGCCATGCGAACAGCCCTCGCGACCCTTGCGCTGACGCTCCTCGCCACGTCCGCCGCCGCGCAAGAGCGGACCGAAACCCCACCCGGCACAAAGGTCGACGCCGACACGATCGTCGTCACAGGCAGCGCGATCAGCGATGATGCCGTCGCCGAGTTCGTGAAGGCGGTGACCGTCGAGGCGGAGGGCGGCCAGCTCGCCGCCTTCCATGCGCCGGTTTGCCCGAAGAGCTTCGGGCTTCCCGAGGCTTTCAATGCGGTGATCGAGGATCGCATCCGCGCGGTTGCCCGAGATGCCGGCATCGAAGTGGCGGACGCGGATTGCCGGGTGAATATCGCGGTGTTCGTCGCCGACGACGGCTCGGAGCTGATCGCGCGGCTCCGCGCCGAGCATCCGTCCATGTTCGCCGGGCGCGACGCGTCGGACAACCGGGGGCTGGTGCTCCAGGATGGGCCGGTACGGGCGTGGCAGGTGCTCGACGCGCGGGGATCGGATGGACGGCTCGTGCGGCGGGTTAACTTCGTCGACGCGCGGGCGCTGCCAAGAGGCAAAGTGCTCTTCCTTCCACGAGGCAAGGTCGTCGACGGAGTGGTTTCCTCCAAGCTCACGCGTCCGCTACGGCAGGATCTGGCGCTTTCCTATGTTGTCATCGACGTGGGCGCCACGGATGGCCTCAGCCTCGCCCAGATCGGCGATCACGCCGCCATGCGCGCGCTGGCGCAGACCGATCCGGAGGCAGCGGCGGCGACGGGGCAGCCGACGATCCTCAGCCTCTTCGCCGATCGCGGGGCGGGACGGTCGCCAGTGGAGGCGATCACGGATTGGGACAAAGCTTTCCTCAAGTCGCTCTACGAGACCCGGCGCACCGTTTCGGCCGGCCTGCAGCGCTCGAGCATGACGCGGATCGCCAGGGAGGCGCTCGCGGCGGGAGAGCCCGAATCGGACGACACGGACTGAACGCGAACGGACAGGCTCTTGCCCTTCCGCCGCCCAGAAACCGCCTTATTGCCAATTCATGACTGAGACACATATTGAGCGGCACAAAGCGGATCCCGATGTCCGCGCCGTCTTTTCGAGGAATTGGTAAAGTGAAGATCGCCCAGTCCCCGCGCCCGGCCTTCTGGCGCCGCTCGCATCATCTCGACAAGATGACGTTCAGGGAGCTGGTGATCGCCTATGTGCAGTATCCGGCGATCATCGGCTATGTGCTGCTGTCGCTGATCGCGATCGGCCTCTTTGCCTGGAAGCCGGCGCCTGTCGTCCCGACGCTGCTCGCCGTCGGCGTCGCCTCGCTCGTCTATCCGCTCGTCTGGTATATGCTCCACCGCTGGGTGCTGCACAGCCAGTGGATGTTCAAGGTGCCCTTCCTCGCCTCGACCTGGAAGCGCATCCATTACGATCATCACCAGGACCCCAATCACCTGGAAGTGCTGTTCGGCGCGCTGCACACGACGGTGCCGACCATCGCGCTGGCGACGGCACCGGTCGGTTACGCCATCGGCAGCTATTGGGACGCCGGCTTCGGCGGCGCCTGCATCGCCTTCGCGACCGGGCTGCTGACGACCTGTTTCTACGAGTTCGTCCACTGCATCCAGCATCTCGCCTACAAGCCGAAGTCCAAATGGATCGCGGAGATGAAGAAGCGCCACATGGCTCATCATTTCCACGACGAGAACGGCAATTACGGCATCACCACCTTCTTCTGGGACAAGGCCTTCGGCACCTTCTACGACCGCTCCGAGCGGCCGGAGAAGAGCCCGACCGTGTTCAACCTCGGCTACACGCCGGAGGTCGCGGACAAGTGGCCGTGGGTCGCGCGGCTGTCAGGCGGCGTCGCAACCGGGCACCCGAGGAAGCGCGGCGAGGACTGAGCCCCGCGGCCGGCCTTGGCTGGAGCCGGCCGAGATACGAGAGTAGGCTTGGAGTCTGACCTGCCTGAGCGGGTCCAGGCGTCCGCGACGACGCGGAAAAACCCGTGCGCGGGCATCTCGAGGTGGCCATGACGAAGAGTGAGACAGTCCATCCGGTCCGAGACAATGTGGACCGCAAGAGGTTCGAGATCGATCTCGGTGACGGCACCTTTGCCTTTGCCGATTACAATCTTCTCACCGGCAAGATCATGTTCACCCACACGGAGGTGCCGGAAGCCCATGAAGGCCAGGGGCTCGGCAGCGCCTTGATCCGCGCCGGCCTTGAGGCCGCCCGCGAGCGCGGCCTGAAGGTCATTCCGATCTGCCCATTTTTCGCCGCCTACATGCAAAAGCATGCGGAGGAGCATGATCTGCTCGACGCCGCCTGGCGGGCGCGTTTCGGGCTGGAAAGCAGCACAAACCCGCCGAGCGCCTAATAGAGGCGTCGCGGCACCGGCCCACTTTAGGAGGCCGTGACAGGGCGAGGCGAGCGCGCTACCAGCGGCGCATGAACAAGCCCTCCCCCGGCCCCTCCCGCGCGCGGGAGGGGAGCGCGAGCAGCATCACCGTGCGTCCCGTCGACGGGGCGGGCGACACCAAGGCCTTCGTCAAGCTCGCCTGGGACTTGAACCGGGACGACCCGCACTGGGTGCCGCCGCTCAAGGCGGAGGTGCACGGCCTGCTCGATCCGGGCTCCAACCCCTGGTTCGAGCATGGCGAGGCCCGCTTCTTCCTCGCCGAGCGGGACGGCAAGCTCGTCGGCCGCATCTCGGCCCAGGTCGACCAGCTGGTGCTTGCGGCGCCGGCGGAGCGGGGCGGCGGGTCGGGAACCGGGCAATGGGGCATGCTGGAGGCAGCCGACGAAGCGGTCGCCCATGCGCTGATCGATTGCGCCGAGGAATGGCTGCGCGGCCGCGGGATGACCCGTTCACTCGGGCCCTTCAGCCTCTCCATCTGGGACGAGCCGGGCCTCCTGGTGCGCGGCTTCGATCATTCGCCGACGGTGATGATGGGGCACAACAAGGCCGACTATGAAGGCTGGGTGGAGAGCGCCGGCTATCGCGGCGTGAAGGACCTCTTCACCTACGATCTCGACGTCACCCAGACCATGCCGCCGCTGGTTCAGCGCATCGTCTCGATGGGCGAGCGCAACGAGCACATCGAGGTGCGGAGGGTCGACAAGTCCCGCTTCGACGAGGAGGCGGCGATCATCCTCGGCATATTGAACGACGCCTGGTCCGACAATTGGGGCTTCATTCCCCTGACCGACGCGGAGATCGCCTATGCCGGCAAGAAGCTGAAGCCGATCGTCTTCGAGGATTTGATCCGCATCGCCGAGGTGGACAGGGAGCCGGTGGCATTCATGATCACCCTGCCCGACCTCAACGAGCTGACCCGCGACTTCGACGGCCGCCTCTTCCCTTTCAACTGGGCGAAGCTGCTGTGGCGCCTCAGGAACCCGAAGGTGAGGACGATGCGAGTGCCGCTGATGGGGGTGGTGAAGCGACTGCAGACGAGCCGCCTCGCCAGCCAGCTCGCCTTCATGATGATCGAATATATCCGCCGCGACGCGATCGCCCGCTACGGCGCAGTGCGGGGCGAGATCGGCTGGATCCTCGACGACAATATGGGCATGCGCTCGATCGCCGAGACGATCGACAGCCACGTGAACCGCATCTACCGTATCTACGAAAAGACCCTCTGACGACGGCCGTAAGTAACGCTACCTGAACAGAAGGAAGCCTCCCAATATCAGGCCGACGAGGAAAATAAGTGGTGATATGGCAGCAAAGAATCCGGCGACACCGCCGCGTTCTTTTCGAATGTTCTCGACGAATCCCACCCAAAACCAATCCACTACCCACCCGAGAATGTCCGCCATCATCCACTCATATCTCCCTCACGCTGGTCCCAGTGAACTAGAGGCGTGATCTGACGCGGGCCGTTCAGCTGTCCAGCGTCACCCAGGTCGGCGCGTGGTCGCTCGCCTTTTCCCGGCCGCGATACTCCTTGTCGACGCCGGCATCGAGGAGGCGGTCGGCGGCCTGGGGCGAAAGCAGGAGATGGTCGATGCGGAAGCCGGCGTCGCGCGGCCAGCAGCTGGCCGTATAGTCCCAGAAGGTGTAGACGGCGCCTTCGGGATAGCGGACGCGGATGGCGTCGGTCCAACCCTGGTTGACGATGGTGCGAAACGCCGCCTGGCTTTCCGGCTGCATCAGCGCGTCGTTGGCCATAGCGCGGCGGGAGAAGACGTCGTCATGGGTGGTGGTCGGGATGACGTTCCAGTCGCCCGCGAGGACGACCGGAACCTCTTCCGCGAATAACGCCCCGGCATGCGCCCCGAGCCGCTCCAGCCAGGCGAGCTTGTAGTCGAACTTGGGGCCGGGCTGCGGATTGCCGTTGGGAAGGTAGATGGAGGCGACCACGACCCCGTCGACCTCGGCCTCGATATAGCGGCTGTGAGTGTCATCGGGATCGCCAGGAAGGCCCATGCGGCGGAGCTTCGGCTCCATCTCGCGCGCCAGGATGGCGACGCCGTTGAATCCCTTCTGGCCGTGCCAGACCGCCTTGTAGCCGGCGGCCTCGATATCGGCCGCGGGAAAGTTCTCGTCGGCGCTCTTCAGTTCCTGGAGACAGACGATGTCGGGCGTCTGCTCTTCCAGATATTCGAGCAGCCGCGGCAGCCGGGCGCGGATGCCGTTCACATTATAAGTGACGATCTTCATGGGGAGGGCTTAGCCTTTTCCGCCGTCGCGGCGAAAGCCGGAATCCGGCCTCTACTTGCGCCAGCCAGAAGATCAGATCGAAAAGCTCGTTCCGCAGCCGCAGCCCGAAGCCGCGTTGGGGTTGGTGACCTGGAAGGAGGCGCCGCCCAGCGATTCGACGAAATCGACGGCGCTGCCGCGCACCAAGTCCAGGCTGACCTCGTCGACGACGAGCGTGACGCCGTCCCGGACCGCGGTCGTGTCGCCCGCCTCGACCGCATCGGCGAGGCCGAAGCGATACTGGAACCCGGCGCAACCGCCACCGTCCACTGCAAGACGAAGAATCGGGGCCTTCCCCTGCTTCTGCGCGATCGCGGCCACGCGCGCGGCGGCGGAAGGCGTAATGTCGATTTCAGCCGTTTCGATCATGCTTCCGAGATAGGAGGCCCGCCACGAAGGGGCAAGCTAACGGGTGCGGTAGCCGCAGATGATGCCGAACAGGAACGCCATGAACAGCGCCAGCCGGACATTGCCCTCGGGATCGCTCCAGCCGAGCAGTTCGGCTCCGAAGCCGAACAGCGCGATGAACATAGTGAGCGCCAAACCCATCATGGGCCGCCTCCCGGAGTTGCGACGAACCAAACCGCCGCTCAATGCCACAACAATGTAAACTCCGAGTGAAAAGCTTGTGCCGCGCGCGCCTTGCGGCCATAGAGCCGCCAACCCCCGCACAGCCCAGTGGAGACCCCGATGAAGACCCGCGTTTACGTCACGCTCAAGAACGGCGTTCTCGATCCGCAGGGTAAGGCGATCCATCACGCGCTCGAGGGACTCGGCTTCTCCGGCGTCAACGACGTGCGCGCCGGCAAGCTCATCGAGCTCGACCTTGAAGAGAGCGTCAGCGACGCCGACATCGAGGCCATGTGCCGCAAGCTCCTCGCCAATACGGTGATCGAGAATTTCCGCATCGAGCGCGCTGCCGCCTGAAGGAACAAGCCGACATGAAAAGCGCCGTCATCGTCTTTCCCGGCTCCAACTGCGATCGCGACCTCGCCGTCGCCCTCCGCGACGTGAGCGGCGAAGCCCCGGCCATGATCTGGCACCGGGAGACGGAACTGCCGGAGGGACTCGATCTCATCGCCATCCCGGGCGGCTTTTCCTATGGCGACTATCTGCGCTCCGGCGCGATGGCGGCGCAGTCGCCGGTGATGCGCGCGGTGAAGGAGGCGGCCGAGCGCGGCGTCTCCGTCCTCGGCGTCTGCAACGGCTTCCAGATCCTGACCGAGACGGGGCTCCTCCCCGGCGCGCTGATGCGCAATGCCGGCATCAACTTCGTCTGCCGCAACGTGCCGCTGAAGGTCGAGAACAGCCAGTCGGCCTTCACCAGCCGCTACCAGGCGGGCGAGGCGATCACGATCCCCGTCGCCCATCATGACGGCAACTACACCGCCGACGAGGAGACGCTCGACCGGCTGGAGGGCGAAGGCCGCGTGGTCTTCCGCTACCAGGACGAAGTGAACGGCTCTGCCCGCGACATCGCCGGCATCGTCAACGAGGCGGGCAATGTGCTCGGCATGATGCCGCACCCCGAGCGGATGATCGAACCCGCCCATGGCGGCACCGACGGCCGCCGCCTGTTCGAGGGGCTGATCGAGGCGCTGGCCTGAACGGCCCCGTCCGCGTCTTTCGCCTCGGCCGTCGATAAAGCGGCGTGATGCCGACCCTCATTCCCGTTGCCGATCCCGCCGATCCGCGCATCGAGGCCTATCGCGACATACGCGAGCGCGACCTGGTGGGCCGCCAGGGCCTGTTCGTCGCCGAAGGACGGGTGGTGCTGGAAAAGCTGCTCCTGTCCCGGGCCTACCAGCCGCTGTCACTGCTGATCGCGGCGAACCGGGCCGAGGCGCTGGCGTCCTTGCTGGCGCAGGTGCCGGAGGGCGTGCCGGTCTTCACGGCCGAGCGGGCAGTGCTCGACGCCATCGCCGGTTTCCCGCTTCATCGCGGCATCCTCGCTATTGGCCGCCGGATCGACACGCCCGACGCAGACGCACTGCTCGCCCGCCTGCCGCCCCGCGCCACCCTGCTCATGCTCTCGGCCATCGCCAATCACGACAATATGGGCGGGCTGTTCCGCAACGCCGCGGCGTTCGGCACACACGCGGTGCTGCTCGACAGCGACTGCTGCGACCCGCTCTATCGCAAGGCGATCCGGGTCTCGGTCGGCGCAGCCCTGCTCGTCCCCTTCGCCCGCCTCGCGCGCGGTGAGGACGGGCTCGCCCTGCTCGCCCGCCACGGCTTCACGGCTATCGCCCTCAGCCCCTCCGGCGAGACCGAGTTGGCCGACCTGAAGCCGACGCCCCGCACCGCGGTCTTACTCGGCGCCGAAGGCCCCGGCCTCGCTCCGGACCTTATCGCCCGCGCCACCAGCGTCCGCATCTCAATGACGCCCGGCCTCGATTCGCTCAACGTCGCGACGACCAGCGGCATCGTCCTCCATCATCTGATGAGCAAGGCGAGACATTGACGGACTCGGATAAAATGTCCGCGTTCGCTCCCGTGAGGACTCGATCCGGTTGTGCCAGCTAGCAGTGACAACTACCCTTACCGAGAAAGGCTTGTAGAGGCTTAGATGGCGGACCCGGTCCATCTCCATGGATACCGATACAGTGTCTACAACCGGGTCGCTCGGTTGGCTCTGCTATTGAAGAAGGTCGAGCACCAAACGATCGAGGTCAATCCGTTCGCCGAGCTCTCCGAAGCATATTTGATGCTGCATCCATTCGGCCGGGTTCCCGTATTAACACATGGAGCGTTCAAGCTTTTCGAGACGAGCGCAATCACGCGCTATGTCGATCGGGCATTCAAAGGCCGGGCATTGCAACCCGAGACTGCAGCTGCCTTGGCCAGAATGGACCAGGTCATCGCGGCCATCGACGCCTACGCTTATTGGCCAATGGTAAGGCAGGTGGCTTCCCACGCCTTTTTCCGCCCTTATTTCGGTGAGCAGTCGAGCCGTGAGGAGGTTGATGCGGGCCTGGAGGCTTCAAAGACAGTTCTAGCGTTCCTCGATGTCGTTGCAGGAGAGGGCGAAGTCCTGACCGGACGCGACATCACGCTTGCCGACTGCCATCTCGCTCCGATGATGGATTATTTTGTTCGAGCCGAGGAGGGAAAAGCGGCCCTTTCTCCTCATCTCGCTCTGCAGAGATGGTGGGACCGGGTGTCTGTCCTCGACATTCTGCGAGTCACCGACCCGTTTGCAACCCAAACAGCCTCCAAGTGAAACAAGGTGGACGCCCCGCCTTCCACCCATTTCGGACGCTGGAGACAGCGCCGATCTAACGGGCACGGTTTATCAGGAGGAGCGCGGTGAGCCTTAAGTCCGAAAAGGAGAAGATGCTCGCCGGCGAGCTATACGTCGCCGATTGCCCCGAACTGGCGGCGGACCGGGCCCGCGTCTCCGCCTGGATGGAGCGCTACAACGACTCGGCGTCTGCTCCGCCCGAGACGCAGCGGGCGATGCTGGAGGAAGCTCTGGGCCGCGTCGGCGTGGGCGTGACGGTTCGGCCGCCCTTCCACTGCGACTATGGCTACAATATCCTCCTGGGCGACGGCGTCTTCCTGAACTTCAACTGCGTCATCCTCGACGTCGCGCGGGTGGAGATCGGGAGCGGGAGCCAGATCGGCCCGGGCGTCCAGATCCTCACCGCGGATCATCCGCGCGATCCGAAGCAGCGCGCCCGCCTGCTCGAGTTCGGGCGGCCGGTGACCATCGGCGCCAATGTCTGGATCGGGGGCGGCGCCATCATCCTGCCGGGCGCCACCATCGGCGATGATGCGATCGTCGGCGCCGGAAGCGTGGTGACGCGCGACGTGCCGGCGGGGGCGACGGTGGCCGGCAACCCGGCGCGCCTCCTTCGCGGCGCTAACGCCTGAGCACGGACGTGAAGCGGGCGAGGACGAACAGCATCATCGGCCAGAAGAGCGTGTTCCAGACGTCCTTCCAGTTGAGGCTCCAGCGCGGCGTGCCGCCATGGCTCAGCGTGTCGATCACGTCCCACACCTCTCCCGCTACCGCGGCGAGGGCGGCGGCGGCTAGCGGGCGCCAGTCCTTGAGCGACCGGCGCAGCAGGATGGCGGCGAGCAGCATAACGCCGAGCCCCACATAGATATGGAGCGCGTCCTTGCTGAGGTTCGTCGCCTCGACGAGGAGGAGCTTGGCATCCTGGAACAGACTCATCGCTACACCTCGGTCCTGAACGGGGTGAAATTCGTGCCCTTGTCGAAGACTTCAACGCCTTCGCGGCGCTTCAGCCAGCCGACGACGGCGTAGGTGACCGGCGTCAGCAGCGCCTCCCAGCCGACCTTCAGCGCGAATTGCGTCACGAGGACGATGAGGAGCGTGTCATTGTCCCACACGCCGTAGAAGGCGAGCGGATAGAAGATCAGGCTATCGATCCCCTGTCCGACCACGGTCGAGCCGATGGTGCGGGTCCAGAGGAAGCGGCCCGCCGTCCAGATCTTCATCCTGGCCAGCACGTAGCTGTTGGCGAACTCGCCGGCCCAGAAGGCGATGATCGAGGCGAAGACGATGCGCGGCACCTGGCCGAACACCTGCTCATAGGCCGTCTGCCCCTCCCAGGTCGCGGCCGGCGGCAGCGCCACCACCACCCAGGCCATGAAGGCCATGAAAAGCAGCGCGCCAAAGCCGGCCCAGATGCAACGCCGGGCGCGGGCATAGCCATAGACCTCGGTCAATATGTCGCCGATCACATAGGAGACCGGGAAGAAGAGGATGCCGGCGCCGAACGGCCAGTCGCCAATCAGCGGCAGATCGACCGTCGCGACCTTGCCCGCGCCGAGCACGTTGGAGAGCAGCAGGACGGTGACGAAGGCCGCCATCACGAAATCGAAATAGCGGAAGCGCTCGCATGCCAGCGCCGCGCCATCCACCCGCCTGATATCGCCCCCGTCCATCACCCGCGTGACTAGCGGTGTTCCGCTCCCCTGCAAAGCACGCTAGAGCAACCGCAACGCGCCCGTAGCTCAGTTGGATAGAGCACGAGCCTTCTAAGCTTGGGGTCGCAGGTTCGAATCCTGCCGGGCGCGCCACTTCCGTGGGATGCACCAATATAGTTGCACCGCAGACGCAGATGGTTGCTCCGGGTCATCGATGGCGAGCGTCCCGATTCAGAATCAGCGCAGTGCCCAGAGATCGACGATAATAGCGGCTAGCTGATAGATCTAATATCGGCGGTGGGCGCGGAGGATGATACCCGAGGGCGCTCCAGTTGCAGTCGTGCCAACCACCACCTGGACCTTGGGCTGCTTTAGCGTGTCCACGGCTGTAGCAAGGGGAAGGTCATCCTTGATCATTGCCCAGCTTTCGCTGAGGTCGATCGACCCTAGCAGGTCAGCCACGGTCCAGCCGCCGGGCTCAACCAAGCCGCCGTCTTTGCTGGCATGGCCAGCAAGGAAGGGGAGCAAAGCGAAAGCCGTGAACGCAACTGTCGGTGAGCCGTCACTATCCACACAAACGGCTGCCTGGCACTTCCGCGTTAGCCCGGAGAACACCGTGTCGAGCGGTGTCGTTTCCTGAACCTGGAGAAAATCGGCGGATAGGCGAGAGGAGATCGGGACGAACCCTGCTGTAGATCCTCGAGGCCGTGTGCGTGTCACCGCGCTCACGGTGGAATGATGCTTGAGCCAAGCGGCCGTCTCATTGCAGCGGAGCGCTACGATCTCGACAATCTTCGAATAAATATCCGTGACGTTCAGATCCAAAACGGGCTCGTGATGGGCAACTCGGTTTCGAAATCGATTAATCGCCTTCACCATCGCCTGGATATCGTGCCGTTTCGTCCCCCGTTCTAAATTTGGGAAAACGACATTTAGATTTGTGCGCCACAGGTCATGATAGTCGGGGCGAAAGAGGTTCGACCAAAAGTCGAAAGTGAGTTCTGAGACCACCTGGCCTCGAGAGGCCCCAGCGCCGGCACGGTCGATCGCCTTCTCCAAAGTGGCCAAGCCCGGTTCGGTCAGCAGCCCCACCCGGAGCGCCTCATCTGTGTGCCACGTGAGGCCAAAGCGGCTGACTAGGAGCGCATCGATGGCATTCCTAAGGGTGACCTCCACGACCCCCAGAGGGTAAAGGAACGCCTTCGCCACCCGTGCATTATACAGATAGAGAGCAAGGGCGTAGGCTTCATCGCCGCCGCCCTTGGTAAGGTAGGTGCTGAAGCGAGGCTCGGAAATTGAGGATCGGATAGAGCGAATTTGGTAAGGAAAATTGGGGTAAGGAACTTGACTGTCAGCCATTAATGAGCTTAACTCCACTGCAGCAGTCGAAGCGGCCCCACTGGCTAACGCTATGCGCCCTCGACACAGGATTATGAGCACCAGGTCAGGCTAGTCCTCACCTGGTGTTTCTGTATCTAAAAGGCCTGCCGAGGCCGAGCGCAAGCCAAACTTGAATCCCGATCAGCTAGCCCATCCTGAAGAAGGCGCTCTTTGGAGCAGGTTCAAGATTGTTTCAATCCAATGTGGCTAGTG is from Sphingosinicella humi and encodes:
- a CDS encoding lipopolysaccharide biosynthesis protein — its product is MSDITRGDVARGAGLAGLARAGALIEALAQPLFIWLFGLATYGLYVVLWGAINLVSNIVDLSMTSALQRVVPTIDEEERAHGAVKFALLVSVLPATLIAALVALNAEAVAGLVSAAPEDQGALPQAIRLFVWALPLWTFIEVATSAARARRAFGPEIRLRIFWEQIARIAFAVLFFAVGFDSIGLMTAHLCSLALTAALCVPLLARYYDLRLLLRASMGGTMARTLLASGLALLPANLSRRLLIDAPPVVLNLLLPGARGAVAAGLFEIARKISTVPLVVRQAFQYVMAPLASAQARADRGALGPLYRFASRVSTALVVPLAGLLVFAGADILSVYRPEAAAALPLLHVLVTARAIEAIVGPATPIVEMTGHRLLPVVNSFAGVALWATLVAWLVPPMGAMGMALAVGAATLLIAYAATMELRLSDGLSPFDRKLALALAIAVAGVGLMALAEHLTQGPARFAAVLTLWALTSWCALRFGLQRSDREAFGTVARKLRLV
- a CDS encoding sterol desaturase family protein, whose product is MTFRELVIAYVQYPAIIGYVLLSLIAIGLFAWKPAPVVPTLLAVGVASLVYPLVWYMLHRWVLHSQWMFKVPFLASTWKRIHYDHHQDPNHLEVLFGALHTTVPTIALATAPVGYAIGSYWDAGFGGACIAFATGLLTTCFYEFVHCIQHLAYKPKSKWIAEMKKRHMAHHFHDENGNYGITTFFWDKAFGTFYDRSERPEKSPTVFNLGYTPEVADKWPWVARLSGGVATGHPRKRGED
- a CDS encoding GNAT family N-acetyltransferase; the encoded protein is MTKSETVHPVRDNVDRKRFEIDLGDGTFAFADYNLLTGKIMFTHTEVPEAHEGQGLGSALIRAGLEAARERGLKVIPICPFFAAYMQKHAEEHDLLDAAWRARFGLESSTNPPSA
- a CDS encoding N-acetyltransferase, with the translated sequence MNKPSPGPSRAREGSASSITVRPVDGAGDTKAFVKLAWDLNRDDPHWVPPLKAEVHGLLDPGSNPWFEHGEARFFLAERDGKLVGRISAQVDQLVLAAPAERGGGSGTGQWGMLEAADEAVAHALIDCAEEWLRGRGMTRSLGPFSLSIWDEPGLLVRGFDHSPTVMMGHNKADYEGWVESAGYRGVKDLFTYDLDVTQTMPPLVQRIVSMGERNEHIEVRRVDKSRFDEEAAIILGILNDAWSDNWGFIPLTDAEIAYAGKKLKPIVFEDLIRIAEVDREPVAFMITLPDLNELTRDFDGRLFPFNWAKLLWRLRNPKVRTMRVPLMGVVKRLQTSRLASQLAFMMIEYIRRDAIARYGAVRGEIGWILDDNMGMRSIAETIDSHVNRIYRIYEKTL
- the xth gene encoding exodeoxyribonuclease III, with amino-acid sequence MKIVTYNVNGIRARLPRLLEYLEEQTPDIVCLQELKSADENFPAADIEAAGYKAVWHGQKGFNGVAILAREMEPKLRRMGLPGDPDDTHSRYIEAEVDGVVVASIYLPNGNPQPGPKFDYKLAWLERLGAHAGALFAEEVPVVLAGDWNVIPTTTHDDVFSRRAMANDALMQPESQAAFRTIVNQGWTDAIRVRYPEGAVYTFWDYTASCWPRDAGFRIDHLLLSPQAADRLLDAGVDKEYRGREKASDHAPTWVTLDS
- a CDS encoding HesB/IscA family protein, which gives rise to MIETAEIDITPSAAARVAAIAQKQGKAPILRLAVDGGGCAGFQYRFGLADAVEAGDTTAVRDGVTLVVDEVSLDLVRGSAVDFVESLGGASFQVTNPNAASGCGCGTSFSI
- the purS gene encoding phosphoribosylformylglycinamidine synthase subunit PurS, producing the protein MKTRVYVTLKNGVLDPQGKAIHHALEGLGFSGVNDVRAGKLIELDLEESVSDADIEAMCRKLLANTVIENFRIERAAA
- the purQ gene encoding phosphoribosylformylglycinamidine synthase subunit PurQ — its product is MKSAVIVFPGSNCDRDLAVALRDVSGEAPAMIWHRETELPEGLDLIAIPGGFSYGDYLRSGAMAAQSPVMRAVKEAAERGVSVLGVCNGFQILTETGLLPGALMRNAGINFVCRNVPLKVENSQSAFTSRYQAGEAITIPVAHHDGNYTADEETLDRLEGEGRVVFRYQDEVNGSARDIAGIVNEAGNVLGMMPHPERMIEPAHGGTDGRRLFEGLIEALA
- a CDS encoding TrmH family RNA methyltransferase, which produces MPTLIPVADPADPRIEAYRDIRERDLVGRQGLFVAEGRVVLEKLLLSRAYQPLSLLIAANRAEALASLLAQVPEGVPVFTAERAVLDAIAGFPLHRGILAIGRRIDTPDADALLARLPPRATLLMLSAIANHDNMGGLFRNAAAFGTHAVLLDSDCCDPLYRKAIRVSVGAALLVPFARLARGEDGLALLARHGFTAIALSPSGETELADLKPTPRTAVLLGAEGPGLAPDLIARATSVRISMTPGLDSLNVATTSGIVLHHLMSKARH
- a CDS encoding glutathione S-transferase family protein — encoded protein: MADPVHLHGYRYSVYNRVARLALLLKKVEHQTIEVNPFAELSEAYLMLHPFGRVPVLTHGAFKLFETSAITRYVDRAFKGRALQPETAAALARMDQVIAAIDAYAYWPMVRQVASHAFFRPYFGEQSSREEVDAGLEASKTVLAFLDVVAGEGEVLTGRDITLADCHLAPMMDYFVRAEEGKAALSPHLALQRWWDRVSVLDILRVTDPFATQTASK
- a CDS encoding sugar O-acetyltransferase; the protein is MSLKSEKEKMLAGELYVADCPELAADRARVSAWMERYNDSASAPPETQRAMLEEALGRVGVGVTVRPPFHCDYGYNILLGDGVFLNFNCVILDVARVEIGSGSQIGPGVQILTADHPRDPKQRARLLEFGRPVTIGANVWIGGGAIILPGATIGDDAIVGAGSVVTRDVPAGATVAGNPARLLRGANA